The following proteins come from a genomic window of Varunaivibrio sulfuroxidans:
- the pth gene encoding aminoacyl-tRNA hydrolase, whose product MIRLVVGLGNPGAKYENNRHNVGFMAVDAIVHRHRFAPFRSKFQGDLAEGDVGGCKVLVLKPRTYMNESGRAVGAAARFFKIPPQDVLVIYDELDLAAGKIRVKLGGGLAGHNGLRSIAAAIGPEYHRLRIGIGHPGDKALVTSHVLGDFSKADKAWRDPLLEAIAERFEMLLEGDGNRFMTFVARDTAPPKAKTQPTRDDGEASAGNNEKGSSRHGV is encoded by the coding sequence ATGATACGTTTGGTGGTTGGCCTGGGCAATCCTGGCGCTAAGTACGAAAACAACCGCCACAACGTCGGCTTTATGGCGGTGGACGCGATCGTCCACCGCCATCGATTCGCCCCGTTTCGTTCGAAATTTCAAGGCGACCTCGCCGAAGGCGACGTCGGTGGATGTAAGGTGCTCGTGCTCAAGCCGCGCACCTATATGAACGAGTCGGGCCGCGCCGTCGGCGCGGCTGCGCGATTTTTCAAAATTCCACCCCAGGACGTTCTCGTCATCTACGATGAGTTGGATCTGGCCGCCGGAAAAATTAGAGTCAAACTGGGCGGCGGACTTGCCGGACATAACGGACTGCGTTCGATCGCCGCGGCGATCGGGCCGGAGTATCACCGCCTACGCATCGGCATCGGCCATCCCGGAGACAAGGCGCTGGTGACGTCCCATGTTCTGGGTGATTTTTCCAAGGCCGATAAAGCGTGGCGCGATCCTTTGCTCGAAGCGATCGCCGAACGGTTCGAGATGCTTCTTGAGGGCGACGGCAACCGCTTCATGACCTTCGTCGCCCGGGACACCGCGCCGCCCAAGGCGAAGACACAACCCACCCGCGACGATGGCGAGGCCTCGGCGGGAAATAATGAAAAAGGATCATCACGCCATGGGGTTTAA